From Ananas comosus cultivar F153 linkage group 8, ASM154086v1, whole genome shotgun sequence, one genomic window encodes:
- the LOC109713853 gene encoding uncharacterized protein LOC109713853, with protein sequence MEHLYMEGREGRHDENGTPECGSSTEENGDPIFGVSELKSELRNIAGNMPLILESPKSKSSRRKQNSCPCSTDLAYPYYINFISPSRDFLPFSADLEQPRYNHRRRQRIFYLASSLFNMPSNMRSLDLVIKSLRDRRKPSVTDLDDFVDESSSQASTEDSAAVSPSRMLIFESLEAALKVRALHKRSFVAPRTPKGRIVPFKRSTSESSYSEKTIQSRSSSTSVSSNLISTGLLCCMWKNGLPHFEFSVEDDPSEIYVANPLKVRSTVDKELDYIYVFQARKGSRFAAKMKVSSSLRLSSKESDCIETEFVLFDADGGLSAEMQRSSSSLTKTKGFSKKVAKMLTPSYSPKRKICHKAAKSCSQFNDIHEVIAGDFRGIDELVPPRLLTDDFPPNLELSAIVVKDYHHKSNGEFSAGGWGLKFLAKAEGGCMQNRRRSSRRVNVVIPSGVHGGPVTSSGGPSSLTERWKSGGLCDCGGWDVGCPITVLSDSTTVSETSPHKESQECNSIDLFMEGAKHGEPAFRLLNVGEDLFLIRFKSTLSALQCFSIGVATIHAQASQLYPKL encoded by the exons ATGGAACATCTATATATGGAGGGGCGAGAGGGACGGCACGATGAAAACGGTACTCCGGAATGTGGTTCAAGCACGGAGGAGAACGGTGATCCGATTTTCGGTGTATCCGAGCTTAAATCGGAGCTTCGGAACATCGCCGGAAACATGCCCTTAATCTTAGAGTCCCCGAAAAGCAAAAGTTCTCGACGCAAACAAAATTCTTGCCCTTGTAGCACCGATCTCGCCTATCCGTACTACATAAATTTCATCAGCCCTAGCAGGGATTTTCTACCATTTTCTGCTGATTTGGAGCAGCCTCGTTACAACCACCGTCGGCGTCAGCGTATCTTTTACCTAGCGTCATCCTTGTTCAACATGCCTTCGAACATGAGATCCTTAGATCTAGTTATCAAAAGTTTGAGAGATCGTAGAAAACCGAGTGTTACCGATCTTGACGACTTTGTCGACGAGTCTTCTTCACAGGCTAGTACAGAAGATTCTGCTGCTGTAAGTCCTTCGAGGATGCTGATATTTGAATCTTTAGAAGCAGCTCTCAAGGTGAGGGCGCTACACAAGCGCTCGTTTGTTGCCCCGCGGACGCCCAAAGGAAGAATAGTACCTTTTAAGAGAAGCACTTCTGAGTCGAGTTATTCTGAGAAGACGATTCAGTCCCGGTCTAGTTCGACCTCAGTGTCGTCGAACCTTATATCCACAGGCCTTCTCTGCTGCATGTGGAAAAATGGGCTTCCTCACTTTGAGTTTTCAGTAGAGGATGATCCGAGCGAGATTTACGTGGCGAATCCTCTGAAGGTCCGGTCTACGGTTGACAAGGAATTGGATTACATCTATGTCTTTCAGGCGAGAAAGGGATCGAGATTTGCTGCTAAGATGAAGGTGTCGAGTTCTTTACGTTTGAGCTCAAAAGAATCGGACTGCATAGAAACCGAATTTGTGTTGTTCGATGCTGACGGTGGCCTTTCGGCAGAAATGCAAAGGTCTTCTTCATCTCTCACAAAAACTAAGGGTTTTTCCAAAAAAGTCGCAAAGATGTTAACGCCAAGCTACTCACCGAAGCGCAAGATTTGCCATAAAGCTGCTAAATCGTGttctcagtttaatgacattcACGAGGTTATTGCCGGCGATTTTCGTGGCATCGATGAATTAGTGCCTCCTCGCCTTCTTACTGATGATTTCCCCCCCAACCTCGAGCTATCTGCGATTGTCGTGAAAGATTATCATCATAAGAGCAACGGAGAGTTTTCTGCCGGTGGGTGGGGCCTCAAATTCCTTGCAAAAGCGGAAGGAGGTTGCATGCAGAATAGAAGAAGATCGTCGAGGCGTGTGAATGTTGTGATCCCAAGTGGAGTTCATGGTGGTCCAGTTACAAGCAGTGGGGGCCCATCAAGTCTTACGGAGAGATGGAAGTCCGGCGGCCTCTGCGACTGTGGCGGGTGGGATGTCGGGTGTCCTATTACAGTGCTCAGTGACAGCACCACGGTATCGGAAACTTCGCCCCACAAAGAGTCACAGGAATGCAATTCCATTGATCTGTTCATGGAG GGCGCAAAGCATGGTGAACCTGCATTCAGGCTGCTGAATGTGGGTGAAGATCTTTTCCTAATCCGCTTCAAGTCGACTCTCTCGGCTCTGCAGTGCTTCTCAATTGGAGTGGCAACCATCCATGCTCAGGCGTCGCAACTCTATCCGAAGCTGTGA